In Sulfitobacter sp. W027, a single window of DNA contains:
- a CDS encoding SlyX family protein yields the protein MNQLEEQIAHLTRAVDDMSEIVTRQEDEIVTLNRRVHMLMQREGERDASGGGAVLLGDERPPHY from the coding sequence ATTAACCAACTCGAAGAGCAGATCGCCCACCTGACCCGCGCGGTCGACGATATGTCAGAGATCGTCACCCGTCAGGAGGATGAGATCGTCACCCTGAACCGCCGCGTGCATATGTTGATGCAGCGCGAGGGGGAGCGGGATGCCTCAGGCGGTGGCGCGGTGCTTTTGGGCGACGAACGGCCCCCGCATTACTGA